In Candidatus Woesearchaeota archaeon, the genomic window AAAATATAAAGAATTTAAAAGAAAATATGGCCATCTTTGCAAGATTACAATATCAATAGGCGATTTAGACAAGGCTGAACCATATTTACAAGATTATGACTTAATTATTACAACTTCAGAGAAATTAGACTCTTTACTTAGGCACCATTCTCCCTGGGTTAAAGATGTTAATACTATAATCATTGACGAAATCCATTTGTTAAATGATGTAACGAGAGGCCCAACTTTAGAAATAATAATTACAATGTTAAAACGTTTATTAAAAAATATTCAGATTATTGGACTTTCTGCTACAATCGGAAATCCCCGCGAATTAGCGGAATGGTTAGAGGCAGAACTAATACTCGATTCTTGGAGACCGGTAGAACTTAAACACGGGATTTACTTAGAAGGCCAAATTAATTTTTATTAGGTAATGTATTATCTTTATAAACAAAAGAGTGTTTGCTAGTAAAAATGGAGTTTCCAGGAATTCCGATGTTCTATTCAATAATTTCAGGGGCTAACGAAGGGGGCAATTTTCTACTAACCAAAAACAACGATGGGGACAAATAATGAAACTGAAAGGGACAAACTGGTACCCCTTTATCGATTATCTATTTAGTGTCCATTAATTTATCTCCTCTTGGTTACTATATTTTGAAATTTATCTCTTATCTCATTAACCTTTTTCTCATTTAGTTTTATAAGAATTGATTTGCATTTAACTAGAAATTTAGGAGCCTTCTGAATCATCTTGTTATATTGTTCATCTGGAACAGTTCTGTTTATGTAATATTGAGAATCAACTCTTGCTTTTAATGAATCTTCAATAAAATCCAACTCTTTCTCTTCAAAATATTCTTTAAGGAATCTTTTCGCAAATTCAATAGTACAAGAGTGAATTTCACTTTTTACTCCTAATTTCATTAGAACAGCATACAATGAGAAATAAACTGTATAATACGCCGTTGAAATTTTCCAATCTTTGATAATGTTTACTCTCATTGATTCAAGAGCTTCTTCGGCTTTTTTGATATAAGCATTAGCCAAATTAGAGTTTGGCTCAACTAAACTTAATCCTTCTTTTTTTACTGCACACCATTTGATTTTATCCATTTTTGAAGACTGCCTGTATAAATTGTTCTATATTTAGAAAAATTACATGGTTTTTTAAAACTTCTTTCAGAAGAATATCCCTAGTCAGATTTTTCTCAAATGTTTTCAGAGGATAACATTTGATACTTATTTCTACACCTAAATTTTTTGAGACTCTTTTTATCTCATCATTATTATAACTTCCTGCAATAAAAATATCTAAATCAGAACCTTCTTTTTCCAAACCTTTAACATAGCTTCCAAAAATTATTCCTATCCCTTTTATATGGGGAGTTATTTTTTCTATAATCTCTTTGATTAAAAGCTTTTTCTCTAAAAATGCAATTGCTTTATATTGTTCTACAAAAGCAAGATACCTCAGAGTAAACTCACTTGGATTTAACTTAAATGTTTTAATTTTTCCTCTAGTTTTTGATTCAATAATCCCCTTGTCTTCTAAATCCTCAAGAATAAGCTGTGCTGTTCTTGGACTTATCTTCAATAATTTTTTAACTTCCCTAACATAATACTCTCTGTTAAAATCATTTGTAAATAGAGATAATACTTGCAATGTATTTTCCGTGAATTTAATTTTTTTATACATATGTATGATTAATAATACATTTAATATATAAAGCTTTTGTTTACTCAAAAAATAACAAACGACCCCCTAAATGTTCTTTTTAGAAAAGAACCAAAACAAGACCCCCCCTTCTATCTTCTTTTTGTAAAAAGAAGCAAAAACACGACGGAATTCCTCTCACGAACGACTAAATTAATGTCTGCTTCGCAGTAATTGATATTAAAGTAAATAAATGCACAGAGAAAAAACTATTTCTCCGGCACGCCAGAAAAGTAGTTTCTTTTCTGTGCGAACTACGGCACCTATCTGATTCCCACAAAAATTAAGAATTTTTTGGGCACGAAAATCTTTGATTTTCTTGTGTTCGGCAGTAAGAAAACTCTGCGGATTTACTTTGTAAATTCTTGCCTCGCCCACTTCGTAGGCTCGGTCGGCTATTAGGGTTTGTGCTATCGGTGATTGATTAGAAAAAGCATTAGTATTACAACATTTAATAACTAAATATCCCTAATTATTTTAGCTAAATACCACATTTTTAATCCTAACTTTTACCAATTACTAATCTATTAGAAAATACTTTATGTAATTTGCCTGATTTTGTATGAAATTTAACCATTGCAAGCGGTAATGAAAATTTTCCTAAAATGGTTAATCTTGATTTGATGCGGTACACAATTAACCTGTCTTCATGCGCATCTAACTCTTCAACATCCCATTGCACAATTGTTGAACCTTTATGAGCATGTTTCATAATTTTCGAAGGTCTTAAAGTGCCAACATCATATTCACTTGTAACATTTGCTATATTAGGCACTTTATCAATAATTGTGATTCTTTCAATAGGCACGTGAGAAATGTTTTTTAGACTAAGCAAAACTTTAACTTCGGAAATACCGCCTTCTCTCATTTCAATATTTTTTGTTTCTTTTGTTATGACAATTGGCGATTTTAATTTAAGGTATAAATAATAGCTAATTACAGAGATTAATAATAAATAAAATATTGATCTATAACTATTATATAGTTCTAAATTAAAAACGCCGCCAGGAGCAAGTTGAACATTCCATACCCTGTATCTTTTATCATTTTCTTTAATTATTTGATTGGGGCTAGGATCACTAGACTCAAAAACATCGCTTAATAATGAAGTTTCAATTTTAATAATTTGTGATCTTGGCATGTTGCCGTCATTTGTATAAACTCTTTTTGAAGTTGTTTTTAAGAATCCTTTAATTACATTTTCAGTTAATTTATATTCCCCTGAATAATCAATGATTTCAAATCTTATTGGGTCTGGTTTAAATGTGTATCCTTCAATTATAACGGTACTGTATAAAGTATCAAATTCAGGAGGATGTAAAGGATCAATTTCCATTTGCACCTCTAATATTTGTTTGCTTAGCGGTTCAATAGAGGTTGACAAAATCTTTTTTATAATTCCGCTTTCAAGCCTAACTTCAACATTGGTAAGATCTTTTCTATTTTTATTTAAAAGCGCAATTCTTATGATGTTGTTCTCTCTTGGGTCAATTCTTATTATATTGTTCTCTCTTGGGACAATTTCGTTTGGAAATTGAATATTTGTTGTTATCTGCGGGAAATATTCTTGATCATTGGGGTTTATAGATTTTATATATATTGGTAATCTAATTGATTGTATTTTCTTTGAACTAACCTCTTCAACGTTTATAACAACATTATGGAAACCCAATCCAATTTCAGAGATTGGTTTAAGTATGATTTTTGTCGTAAACGAATCCCCTCCATTTACACCATTAATTCCACTGAAATAATCGCTTAATGGTTCAGTAGTATAACTTTGCCATAATCCGATATCACCAAAAGTTAATCTGTAATCCTGGCTGTTAAATAAATTATTTTTAATAATTAACAAAAATTTGGCTTCTTGATCGATATTAATTTCATCCAAGAGGACTTGTGTAGAAATGTCAAAACTTTCTGCAACAACAAATGTACTGCAAAGAATCAAAATTACAAATATTAAACCCAAGTTATATTTAACCACTTATCCTCATCTAATTTTAAGTTAAAGTTATATTTAAAGTTTATTATAAAGAAAAAAGTAGTGTTTAAATATAGATAATGGGGTCCCGAGGAATTTCGTATAGAGTTAATTATTCTGAATTTCGAACCCCGGTTGCCAGCGCTTCGGCTTAAACCCAGTTGCAACAAAAGTTCCTTGAAAAGACCCCGGGCTGGAGTGATACCAAGCTACACTAGGACCCCATATTTGGATAGCGCCATTAAAATCTATCAATATAGCAAGATTAATAAATTTATCCTATCCAAATTTTAGCGATAAGCATGAACAAAACACCCAATATAAATAAAATAAATGATATCACTGAACTTTGATGTTTATTATCCTTTTTAAGACTGGGAATTAAATCTGATGCAGATATGTATACAAATCCGCCTGCAGCAATTGGTAAAAGAAATATTGTATTAATACCATCTCCTATAAAATATCCTATTAATCCCCCAATAACAGCTGTAAGTTGCGCGCAAAAACTCATAAATAAAGCTTTAAACTTATTCATTTTACTATATATTAAAATTGCAAAATTACCCATTTCTTGCGGTATCTCGTGTGATATAATAATGGCAGTAGTTAACCATCCAAAACTAATATTTACCATAAAACTTGCTGCTATTACTATTCCATCAATCATGTTATGCAAACTATCACCAACCAAAACTAAATATGAAGTTGGCCTGACATCACAAATACCATTATGGCAATGGTGCCAGAATAATACTCTTTCAAGCAGATAAAATCCCACAAATCCAGCCATTAAATATAACATTCCTTCCATAGGCGTTAATATTTGCAGACTTTCTTCCATTAAATGAAAAAATGCTCCGCCTAATAATGTGCCTGCTGAAAAAGCAACTAACCAGTAAACTATTTTTTCAAGTAATTTTTTATTTAGGCCCAGTGTAACAACACCAATTAGCCCAATTAATCCAACAATAAATGTTGCTAATAATATTTCGTATAAAATTTCCATATTAACTGAAAGAGTTTAATCTATTTAAAATTCTTTCGTCTTTTTAATTTCAATGCCTAACTCTTTAGCAAGGGTTTTTATCTTTTCTTTATGTTCACCAATGCCTTTCCAATCTGCTATTATTAAATCTGATTTAGGCATGGTCTTGTCAAGCGCTTGTTTTAACATTTCTTTGTCCAGATTATCCAGCATGTATTTTGGACAAACATGGCCTATTGCAATATGAGTATTAAGTTGTATTTTCTTAAAGTTGGGCGCATGGTGCGGGCCACCCAGGCCTACAGCGGTCCGAAAAATTATAGGGTTAAAATTCACAATATGTTTTACAATTTCTGCATTAATTTTGCCAGCTTCATTTATACTCCATTCCGTAGGCGATGAACCTATTTCGATGAATATTGAGGGTTTTTTTATAAATGGACCGTGATGAGTGCATTCCTGTATCACATCAAATCCTTTTAAATCACAAAGTTCAGTCATTTTCTTGAAAGCTTCTTTTAGATATAATGCCGGAGCAATAGCTAACGTTTTTTCCCTGCCGCCTAATTCCGCTTTGCCCCAGTTTCCCTGCGTATGCAGAGATAATGATTTAATACCGGATGCTGAGCTATGGGTAGTTATGAATAAGAACATATCCGCATTAACTTCCGTATCAATATTTTCGCAATAGACGCAAGTATGTTCCTTTGGAAAATTAACATGATGAATAAAGGCATTGCTTGGCAAATCAGTTAAATATTTTTCTACATTTTTACTTGCCGGGTCATTAAAGATTAAGATAGCAAATTTCATTTACCCTATCAAACTACAAAGATTTATAAATCTTTATATCTTATTAATTTCATATGAAGTTTACATTACACGGCGCAGCCCAAGAAGTTGGCAGGTCCTGTATAGAAGTTACATCACAAAAAAACAATTTTTTATTCGATTGTGGTATTAAATTAACCGAAAATTTTTCAGATTATCCCAAACTAACACATCAAAAAGAAATTAATGCTGTTTTTCTAAGTCATGCCCATCTTGACCATTCAGGGGCTCTTCCCTTGTTTAATTATAAAGGTTTAAACTGCCCAATTTACACGAATAAAATGACTAAAGAGTTATCTAAATTACTGCTTAAAGATTCATTGCATGTTGAATTGTTAAAAGAACAGCATCCCGCTTATAATAAAGAACATGTTTATAACGTGATGGATTTAATGAAACATGTGCCTTATCAAAAACAACAAACTTTTAATGATTTGACTTTTGATTTCCAAGATGCAGGTCATATTCCGGGCAGCGCAATGGTTCGCGTGACAGCGGATAAAAAGAATATTGTTTATACTGGCGATTTTAACACCATAACTTCAAAACTTCTTATAGGTACAAAAGCTAATTTTAAAGGGATTGATGTTTTGATTACAGAAACAACATACGGAGACAGGCCGCACCCCTCAAGAACAGGGGAAAAAGAACAGTTTTTGGATACTGTAAAAAAAACAATCGATAAAGGGGCTTCAATCTTAATTCCGGCATTTGCAGTTGGCAGGTCACAGGAAATATTATTAATGTTAAAAGAATTAAAGTTAAAAGTCCCAATGTATCTCGATGGCATGTCAACAAAAGTGATTAAAACCTTCTTTAATGCCCCCCAATATTTAACAAATTGCGGAGATTTAAAAAGCATGTTAAAAAAAGTAAAATTTGTAAATACAGAAAAACAAAGACAAGAAATAATGAAAAAACAGGGTATCTTTGTTACAACTTCGGGCATGCTTGACGGGGGTCCAATAATGGCATATTTAAAACATTTTTATTTTGATAAAGATGCGGCATTATTACTTACTGGATATCAAGCTGATGGCACAAATGGCCGGCTTTTAATGGAAGAAGGCAATGTTTATCTTGATGGAACAAAAATTAAGGTTAAATGCAACTATCATAAATTTGATTTCAGCGCCCATGTTGGTTTAGATGGTTTAAAACAAACCGTAAAAAATTTTAACCCGGAACACCTAATTTTGAATCATGGAGACCCAGGCGCAATTCAGCATTTTGCAAAATGGGCAGTAGAAACTTTTCCGCATATGCAAGTTTATAAACCTAAAGTTGAAGATTGTATAGATCTTAAAAAGTAATCATTTAATTAACGTCAGCACTCTGTTGCGGAACTGAGTATATAACATATCAAGTACAATCTTTAGTGGTATAATACACCTTTAGTTGTATTAAACAAACAGATACACAGCCGGAGCTGATGTTATTTAAAATGGCGCAAGCAGTAACACATGTTTTAATCCCAATTATATTAGTTTCTTTATATCGTACATATTTAGCAAAACCTAAATTTTCAAGGTGGTATGTGCTATTCGCAGGGGTTGCAGGGTTATTGCCCGACTTGGATTATCCGCTGAGTTATATCTTTCCGGAATACTTTTTTCATGGAATGTTTCATTTAATGTATGTAGCATTATTATTTTGGTTTGCAGCGTTAATATTTAGAAAATTTAATTATCCTCGAAAATATTATTTAACAGCTATAATATTAGCTTTTGGTTTTACAATGCATTTAAGTTTGGACTGTATTGCTGGGGGTTACGAATTTTTTTATCCTTTTTCAGTTCTAAATTATTGTCCTAATATAATACCGAGCAATATCTGGCCAGGTCTTGACGCAGTTCTTTTAGTATTATGGCTGGCTCATGAATATTTTGAACATAAAATTAAAGCGTTTTTTTAATGATAATAAAAATGGCGTCTGACTTGCCAAATTGATCTTAGTTTTTATCTATTTAACAAGTATAGTTAAATGGCCCTTATCTTTTCCACATACAGGACATTTTCAATCACTAGGAAACTCGGATATTTTACCATCTTTTGCTTCGTCACGTATATCCGTTTTACAAAAATCGCATTTTATCTTTGCAATATCATCACCATTAAAATCTATTAGGATCAGTATCAATATCGACAATTACAGGCTGATTAATACTTAATGCTTTTTTTATTGCAGCTTCTAATTTTAGAGGCTCTGTTACTTTAATCCCAATTCCGCCGCAGTTTTCAGCAAACTTTGCAAAGTCGCAGTTAAGCAAATCAGTTTGCCAGTTTTGATATTTTTCAATTTTTTGTTCTTGCCTAATCATGCCAAATTGCTTATTATTAAATATAAAAATTTTTACGTTTAATTTATTTTTTACAGCTGTCATAAAATCGCCCATTACCATTGCAAAACCACCGTCACCAGTGATACAAACAGCTTCTCTGTTAGGATAAACCAGTTTAGCAACCATTGCGCCGGGAAAACCTGGACCCATTGCAGCTAAATAACCGGTCATTATCATTTTTTGAGTGTGTTTCATCTGAAAATTTCGACCAAACCACCATGAATTATCGCCAACATCAAGAGATATAACTGCATCATCTGGCAATAAATGTGACAGCATTTTAATTATATACTGCGGTTTTATTGGTTTTTTGCTTGAGTCTGCTTCTTTATTTAATTGTATTTCCCAGTTCTTTTTTAGACGCAACATTTTAAGCAATGTTTGTTTATTATCTTTAGTTTTCAATTCTCTTATTAATTTAGGTAAAGATTCAGTTATATTTCCCCATAAACCAACTTCAACTGGATACTTTTTACCAAGCGCCATTGCATCAATATCAATTTGCACAGTTTTCTTTTCCGGCAATAAAGTATGGGGCGCGTATGATGCCCCCAATACGATTAAGAGATCAGATTCTTGCACCATTGTTGTTGCTGCTAATGTGCCAATGCCGCCATGACAACCTGCGCAAAAGTTATCAATTTCATCAATAATGCCTTTAGCTCTGAATGTTGTAACAATAGGTGCGCCAATCTTTTCAGCTAATTCTTTTACATAATGCCCAAAACCCATTGCGCCGTACCCTGCAATGATAACAGGTTTCTTGGATTTATCAATAACCATTGCGGCTTTTCTTATCATGTGGCTGCAAGGGGTAACAGATTTGTTTGCAATCCTGCCTTCAAATGGTAAAATATTTTCATTGTATAGCAATTTTTGGATATCATTAGGAAAACTTATATGAGATACGCCTTTTTTTAATAATGCGTGTTTAATTGCTAATGTTGCTAATGAATTAGTTTGTTCTTTTGACATTAGCACTTCATTGAATACAGTTATAGGCTCAAAAAAAGAATGCTGGTCAATTTCTTGAAATGATTTTTGTCCTATAGTTTCTCTTGGCGCCAAGCCAGTTAATGCTAGCACAGGGGCATTATCAAGTTTTGCATCATATAAACCCGTTGCAAGGTTAGTTGCTCCCGGCCCAGCGATAGTTAAACATGCCGCAATATGCCCTGTTAATTTTCCATATGCTCCCGCCATAAATGCGGCTGTCTGTTCATGCCTAACTTGTATGTAAGTAATTTTAGAATTTTTCCTGCAGGCATCTACAAGACCTAATGATGATGTGCCTGGTAAACCAAACACATATTTAACTCCCCACTCTGAAATCTGGTCAATGAAAACATCCGATACAGTTCGTCCAGCAATTTTAACTTTACCTGATTCTTTCGACAGCAAAACAAATGCGTTTCGCTTTG contains:
- a CDS encoding MBL fold metallo-hydrolase; the protein is MKFTLHGAAQEVGRSCIEVTSQKNNFLFDCGIKLTENFSDYPKLTHQKEINAVFLSHAHLDHSGALPLFNYKGLNCPIYTNKMTKELSKLLLKDSLHVELLKEQHPAYNKEHVYNVMDLMKHVPYQKQQTFNDLTFDFQDAGHIPGSAMVRVTADKKNIVYTGDFNTITSKLLIGTKANFKGIDVLITETTYGDRPHPSRTGEKEQFLDTVKKTIDKGASILIPAFAVGRSQEILLMLKELKLKVPMYLDGMSTKVIKTFFNAPQYLTNCGDLKSMLKKVKFVNTEKQRQEIMKKQGIFVTTSGMLDGGPIMAYLKHFYFDKDAALLLTGYQADGTNGRLLMEEGNVYLDGTKIKVKCNYHKFDFSAHVGLDGLKQTVKNFNPEHLILNHGDPGAIQHFAKWAVETFPHMQVYKPKVEDCIDLKK
- a CDS encoding metal-dependent hydrolase, with translation MLFKMAQAVTHVLIPIILVSLYRTYLAKPKFSRWYVLFAGVAGLLPDLDYPLSYIFPEYFFHGMFHLMYVALLFWFAALIFRKFNYPRKYYLTAIILAFGFTMHLSLDCIAGGYEFFYPFSVLNYCPNIIPSNIWPGLDAVLLVLWLAHEYFEHKIKAFF
- a CDS encoding rubredoxin, which encodes MSKYRCTICNWIYDETKEGKTFEKVSDDFFCPVCNAKRNAFVLLSKESGKVKIAGRTVSDVFIDQISEWGVKYVFGLPGTSSLGLVDACRKNSKITYIQVRHEQTAAFMAGAYGKLTGHIAACLTIAGPGATNLATGLYDAKLDNAPVLALTGLAPRETIGQKSFQEIDQHSFFEPITVFNEVLMSKEQTNSLATLAIKHALLKKGVSHISFPNDIQKLLYNENILPFEGRIANKSVTPCSHMIRKAAMVIDKSKKPVIIAGYGAMGFGHYVKELAEKIGAPIVTTFRAKGIIDEIDNFCAGCHGGIGTLAATTMVQESDLLIVLGASYAPHTLLPEKKTVQIDIDAMALGKKYPVEVGLWGNITESLPKLIRELKTKDNKQTLLKMLRLKKNWEIQLNKEADSSKKPIKPQYIIKMLSHLLPDDAVISLDVGDNSWWFGRNFQMKHTQKMIMTGYLAAMGPGFPGAMVAKLVYPNREAVCITGDGGFAMVMGDFMTAVKNKLNVKIFIFNNKQFGMIRQEQKIEKYQNWQTDLLNCDFAKFAENCGGIGIKVTEPLKLEAAIKKALSINQPVIVDIDTDPNRF
- a CDS encoding ZIP family metal transporter, with protein sequence MEILYEILLATFIVGLIGLIGVVTLGLNKKLLEKIVYWLVAFSAGTLLGGAFFHLMEESLQILTPMEGMLYLMAGFVGFYLLERVLFWHHCHNGICDVRPTSYLVLVGDSLHNMIDGIVIAASFMVNISFGWLTTAIIISHEIPQEMGNFAILIYSKMNKFKALFMSFCAQLTAVIGGLIGYFIGDGINTIFLLPIAAGGFVYISASDLIPSLKKDNKHQSSVISFILFILGVLFMLIAKIWIG
- a CDS encoding nucleotidyltransferase domain-containing protein translates to MYKKIKFTENTLQVLSLFTNDFNREYYVREVKKLLKISPRTAQLILEDLEDKGIIESKTRGKIKTFKLNPSEFTLRYLAFVEQYKAIAFLEKKLLIKEIIEKITPHIKGIGIIFGSYVKGLEKEGSDLDIFIAGSYNNDEIKRVSKNLGVEISIKCYPLKTFEKNLTRDILLKEVLKNHVIFLNIEQFIQAVFKNG
- a CDS encoding DEAD/DEAH box helicase, with the translated sequence MLLIDLKTKLNPDLYNVLEGEGINELRPCQIKAIDRGVLDNKSLLVCTPTASGKTLVAEFASMQSILNKIGKAIYIVPLKALANEKYKEFKRKYGHLCKITISIGDLDKAEPYLQDYDLIITTSEKLDSLLRHHSPWVKDVNTIIIDEIHLLNDVTRGPTLEIIITMLKRLLKNIQIIGLSATIGNPRELAEWLEAELILDSWRPVELKHGIYLEGQINFY
- a CDS encoding D-tyrosyl-tRNA(Tyr) deacylase, which encodes MKFAILIFNDPASKNVEKYLTDLPSNAFIHHVNFPKEHTCVYCENIDTEVNADMFLFITTHSSASGIKSLSLHTQGNWGKAELGGREKTLAIAPALYLKEAFKKMTELCDLKGFDVIQECTHHGPFIKKPSIFIEIGSSPTEWSINEAGKINAEIVKHIVNFNPIIFRTAVGLGGPHHAPNFKKIQLNTHIAIGHVCPKYMLDNLDKEMLKQALDKTMPKSDLIIADWKGIGEHKEKIKTLAKELGIEIKKTKEF
- a CDS encoding HEPN domain-containing protein, whose protein sequence is MDKIKWCAVKKEGLSLVEPNSNLANAYIKKAEEALESMRVNIIKDWKISTAYYTVYFSLYAVLMKLGVKSEIHSCTIEFAKRFLKEYFEEKELDFIEDSLKARVDSQYYINRTVPDEQYNKMIQKAPKFLVKCKSILIKLNEKKVNEIRDKFQNIVTKRR